Proteins found in one Dermacentor silvarum isolate Dsil-2018 chromosome 8, BIME_Dsil_1.4, whole genome shotgun sequence genomic segment:
- the LOC119462039 gene encoding uncharacterized protein LOC119462039, with protein sequence MDYVRTFRAALRNLLRAAASAAVTITRQQREDHPPCLLTLWLIAFTAAFVVVAAVALTSLLLAVMCAPRIAERALQGWRPLYRLEAVAARMAAQTQSHTTLVCTVGAGVVAPREAYPPDGVCHYTVFTHVAYDQRHGGSFRALGASSTSQAAASWRIFKRQASGSTLTRLLPSHGDWETFVRAVVPDLARRINASLVRHRLHGLALFQVRVRPAQLSVVAAAMQLLAEYNPGMFLALGVSFEGVNDANALSTFPPGLLDKAVAPLSLLVLETHVPPLDSGGRCRATFSSIADPYVGDSESQVPSRLSLRGRH encoded by the coding sequence ATGGATTACGTTCGAACTTTCAGAGCCGCCCTCCGAAACCTGCTACGAGCAGCAGCCTCCGCGGCGGTGACCATCACTCGGCAGCAGCGGGAGGACCATCCACCCTGTCTCCTGACGCTGTGGCTGATCGCTTTCACCGCCGCCTTCGTCGTCGTGGCCGCGGTCGCCCTGACCTCGCTCCTCCTGGCCGTGATGTGCGCGCCGCGGATCGCCGAACGAGCCCTGCAGGGCTGGCGACCTCTGTACCGACTCGAAGCGGTCGCCGCCAGAATGGCTGCGCAAACGCAGAGCCACACCACGCTCGTTTGCACCGTGGGCGCCGGCGTCGTCGCCCCGAGGGAGGCGTACCCTCCCGACGGCGTCTGCCACTACACCGTGTTCACTCACGTCGCGTACGACCAGCGGCACGGCGGCTCCTTCCGAGCACTCGGGGCATCGTCGACGTCGCAGGCGGCGGCGAGCTGGCGAATCTTCAAGCGGCAGGCGTCCGGTTCCACCCTGACGCGCCTGCTCCCATCGCACGGCGACTGGGAGACGTTCGTGCGCGCAGTCGTGCCGGATTTGGCGCGGCGTATCAACGCCAGCCTCGTCCGACACCGCCTGCACGGCCTGGCGCTCTTCCAGGTCCGCGTGCGGCCGGCGCAGCTTTCGGTCGTAGCGGCCGCCATGCAGCTGCTGGCGGAGTACAACCCCGGCATGTTCCTCGCCCTCGGCGTCAGCTTCGAAGGCGTGAACGACGCGAACGCGCTGAGCACGTTCCCGCCTGGCCTCCTGGACAAAGCCGTGGCGCCGCTGTCCCTTCTGGTGCTGGAGACGCACGTGCCCCCGCTGGACAGCGGAGGTCGCTGCCGCGCGACCTTCTCGTCGATAGCGGATCCCTACGTCGGTGATTCCGAAAGCCAGGTGCCGAGTCGTCTCTCACTTCGGGGGCGCCATTAG